One Cupriavidus pauculus genomic window, CCAGCGACGGCCGCGACCTGATTCTGCACATCATCGAGGCCGTGGCTTCGCAGGTGTTCATTCCGCTGACGGTGGGCGGTGGCGTGCGCGCCGTCGAGGACGTGCGCCGCCTGCTCAATGCGGGCGCGGACAAGATCAGCGTCAACTCGTCGGCCATCGCGAATCCGCAGCTGGTGTCGGATGCCACGGGCAAGTACGGCTCGCAGTGCATCGTCGTGGCCATCGACGCCAAGCGCAGTTCCGCGCCGGGCGAGCCGCCGCGCTGGGAAGTGTTCACGCATGGCGGCCGCAAGGCCACCGGGCTCGACGTGGTGGCGTGGGCGCGCCAGATGGCCGAACGCGGCGCCGGCGAGCTGCTGCTCACGAGCATGGACCGCGACGGAACGAAGAGCGGCTTCGACCTCGAACTCACGCGCGCTGTCAGCGACGCGGTGTCGATTCCCGTTATTGCATCGGGGGGTGTCGGCGGCCTGCAGGATCTGGCCGATGGCATTACCGTGGGCCGCGCCGACGCGGTACTGGCGGCGAGCATTTTTCACTACGGCCAGCACACCGTCGGTGAAGCGAAGGAATTCATGGCCCGGCAGGGCATCCCGATGCGGACGTGATCATGGCAAAGAAGTGGCTGAATAAAGTGAAGTGGGACGACAACGGGCTGGTGCCCGTCATCGTCCAGGAAGTCGGCTCGAACGACGTGCTGATGTTCGCATTCATGAATCGCGACGCGCTGCAGCGGACCGTCGAGCTCGGCGAGGCCGTGTTCTGGTCGCGCTCGCGCAAGCGTCTGTGGCACAAGGGCGAGGAGTCCGGTCACGTGCAGAAGGTGCACGAGATTCGCCTGGACTGCGACGAGGACGTGGTGCTGCTGAAGGTCACGCAGGTGGACAGCATCGCCTGCCACACGGGCCGTCACTCGTGCTTCTTCCAGAAGTTCGAGGGCGATGTCGAGAGCGGGGACTGGCAGACCGTCGAGCCCGTGCTCAAGGATCCGTCCACCATCTACGCCAAGCCATGAGCGCCCCGCAACCCGATGCAGCGGGCCCGAACGCGGCGGACGTGCTTGCGCGCGTCGCCGCCACGCTGGAGTCCCGCAAGCCCGAGAACGGCGGCGACCCCGACAAGTCGTACGCCGCCAAGCTGTTCCACAAGGGCGACGACGCCATCCTGAAGAAGATTGGCGAGGAAGCGACCGAGACGGTCATGGCCGCCAAGGACGCGCGCGCGGCGGGCCTGACGGCCGAGGCCACGGGCAAGGTCGTCTACGAGGTGGCCGACCTGTGGTTCCACAGCATGGTCCTGCTCGCGAAGTTCGGCCTGACCCCGGCCGACGTGATCCACGAGCTGGCGCGCCGCGAGGGCATGTCCGGGCTCGAGGAGAAGGCCAGTCGCAAGGAGTGACGCCGGAGGAGTAAGGTAGAGGCTGTGAGGCCTTACCAGGCTACCAGGCAAGGAGGAGTGCGACGATGGCTAACGACTTTACCGGGCAGGTGACGACGACTCCCGATGGCGCGGAGCTGGACAGCCTGCGCAAGCTGACCCACATCCTGTACGCGCTGTACGCGATCTTCTGGATCACCGGTGGCGTGACGGCGCTGATCGCGATCGTCATCAACTACGTCAAGCGCGACGATACCCACGGCACGCTCTACGCCTCGCACTTCGCGTGGCAGATCCGGACGTTCTGGTGGTATCTGGGGTGGATGGCCCTCAGCGGGGTCTTTGCAATCACCGTTTTGCTGTTCCCGCTGGCGATTGCCATGTGGAGCGTATTGTCGTTGTGGATGCTTTACCGTATCGTCAAGGGTTGGTTGTATCTGAACGATAACAAGCCCATGTACCGGGGCCCCGCCGAGTACGCCGGCCGGTAGGGTTCGGTTTGGTTAACAAACCGTAATCCATCGGTCAGCGACAGGTCAGCGGCCGATTGGTAAATTGGCAATTGTGAAACGGATGCCCCGCGCGGCGGCAGCGTGACAGAACACACTGGTGTAATGTTCCATCAAGCCGCAACGAAACCTTCACGGAATCTCGGGATAATTGCGTTTTTTGC contains:
- a CDS encoding phosphoribosyl-ATP diphosphatase, which codes for MSAPQPDAAGPNAADVLARVAATLESRKPENGGDPDKSYAAKLFHKGDDAILKKIGEEATETVMAAKDARAAGLTAEATGKVVYEVADLWFHSMVLLAKFGLTPADVIHELARREGMSGLEEKASRKE
- the hisF gene encoding imidazole glycerol phosphate synthase subunit HisF → MLAKRIIPCLDVTNGRVVKGVNFLELRDAGDPVEIARRYDEQGADEITFLDITATSDGRDLILHIIEAVASQVFIPLTVGGGVRAVEDVRRLLNAGADKISVNSSAIANPQLVSDATGKYGSQCIVVAIDAKRSSAPGEPPRWEVFTHGGRKATGLDVVAWARQMAERGAGELLLTSMDRDGTKSGFDLELTRAVSDAVSIPVIASGGVGGLQDLADGITVGRADAVLAASIFHYGQHTVGEAKEFMARQGIPMRT
- a CDS encoding DUF4870 family protein, with the translated sequence MANDFTGQVTTTPDGAELDSLRKLTHILYALYAIFWITGGVTALIAIVINYVKRDDTHGTLYASHFAWQIRTFWWYLGWMALSGVFAITVLLFPLAIAMWSVLSLWMLYRIVKGWLYLNDNKPMYRGPAEYAGR
- the hisI gene encoding phosphoribosyl-AMP cyclohydrolase, which translates into the protein MAKKWLNKVKWDDNGLVPVIVQEVGSNDVLMFAFMNRDALQRTVELGEAVFWSRSRKRLWHKGEESGHVQKVHEIRLDCDEDVVLLKVTQVDSIACHTGRHSCFFQKFEGDVESGDWQTVEPVLKDPSTIYAKP